In one Bactrocera tryoni isolate S06 chromosome 5, CSIRO_BtryS06_freeze2, whole genome shotgun sequence genomic region, the following are encoded:
- the LOC120779013 gene encoding uncharacterized protein LOC120779013, whose translation MSHLTLRKSFFDGLWPLILSDNVCDTHIKHRCSYYYPDTQFGNIWLHGYLAERGFKNYQPPTVIRCCFDEGKGKLLLCESTEDNVTELERLKKPIGIKADELSNQSQDEKDTLYSYKKLNIPVALEQQIAAFNNSFDTRRKLAHSFINRQYPWYMQWPEYLTPYKLTDVARQDFNSKLKQAIIQDMITFNCKLMIIDLAKQVCLHVLFDWLNFTRFAFVIVLARSEDAVKQIKLMGQNLSAVMVVENMEISWHEQLTESLRVGVTHATALGVFENCAKPFIYVFGRKRHCCKLNVHRVLRKAN comes from the coding sequence ATGTCGCACTTGACTTTGCGCAAATCATTCTTCGATGGCCTATGGCCGTTAATACTATCCGACAATGTTTGCGATACGCATATAAAGCACAGGTGCTCTTACTATTATCCAGACACACAGTTCGGAAATATCTGGCTGCATGGCTACCTCGCGGAACGgggtttcaaaaattatcaacCACCAACAGTGATTCGTTGCTGCTTCGACGAAGGCAAAGGCAAGCTTTTGCTATGTGAGTCGACCGAGGACAATGTCACTGAATTAGAAAGACTCAAGAAACCAATTGGCATCAAGGCAGACGAACTTTCCAACCAATCGCAGGACGAGAAGGACACATTGTACAGCTACAAGAAACTAAATATCCCTGTGGCTTTGGAACAACAAATTGCGGCGTTTAACAACTCGTTCGATACGCGGCGCAAGCTGGCGCATAGTTTCATCAATCGCCAGTACCCATGGTATATGCAATGGCCCGAATACTTAACGCCCTACAAGCTTACCGATGTGGCGCGACAAGATTTCAACAGCAAGCTCAAACAGGCTATCATACAGGATATGATTACCTTCAACTGCAAGCTAATGATAATCGATTTGGCCAAGCAGGTGTGTCTTCATGTGTTGTTCGATTGGTTAAATTTCACgcgctttgcttttgttattgtgctgGCACGCAGCGAGGATGCTGTAAAGCAGATCAAATTGATGGGACAAAACTTGAGCGCCGTAATGGTGGTcgaaaatatggaaatttcatGGCATGAGCAATTGACGGAGTCGTTGCGTGTGGGTGTGACGCATGCCACAGCCCTTGGGGTTTTCGAAAACTGTGCGAAACCGTTTATATACGTTTTCGGACGTAAACGGCACTGTTGCAAATTAAATGTGCATCGTGTGCTGCGAAAGGCTAATTAG
- the LOC120779014 gene encoding uncharacterized protein LOC120779014, with product MDINHRLIEAVRQCPLLYKNNASLSDRRCGWQQIAQQMKMQEALLKTRWHFLREHYKRNAIADNPLESNQFPYKKEMDFLLPYLRPPPREEEQNEAVFMPEGVIKPEFVITEKDLENDSGNEEYVFLEVETLGPEYETTNVVTQQISANELKKELQQELEQQHEEYEGEELTHIEMEVHVKEEEVNNKPTYNVQQVEQDPIKEDAEATCNRNGAKEDEAVRNQIQEASEEKRENKVEVREGDSSSDNLTNNSDRSEDAIFGELVSAMLKKMPAEKKRTVKRDIMNLLLT from the exons atggaTATAAATCATCGACTAATAGAAGCCGTACGACAGTGTCctttgctttacaaaaacaatgccTCATTATCGGATCGTAGATGTGGTTGGCAACAAATCGCCcaacaaatgaaaatgcaaG AGGCACTTTTGAAGACTCGTTGGCACTTTTTGCGAGAGCATTACAAACGCAATGCTATCGCAGATAATCCTCTGGAGTCTAAtcaatttccatacaaaaaagaGATGGACTTTCTATTACCATATTTGCGTCCACCACCCAGGGAAGAAGAGCAAAATGAAGCAGTATTTATGCCAGAAGGCGTAATAAAGCCAGAATTCGTTATTACCGAAAAAGATTTGGAGAACGACAGCGGCAATGAGgaatatgtatttttggaaGTAGAGACGCTCGGCCCTGAATACGAAACAACTAATGTAGTAACGCAACAAATAAGTGCAAACGAACTTAAAAAAGAGCTGCAACAAGAGCTTGAACAACAGCATGAGGAATATGAAGGCGAGGAACTCACACATATTGAAATGGAAGTACATGTGAAGGAGGAAGAAGTAAACAATAAACCGACCTACAATGTCCAACAAGTTGAGCAAGACCCCATAAAAGAAGACGCAGAAGCTACTTGCAATAGGAATGGTGCCAAGGAGGACGAAGCCGTGCGCAATCAAATACAAGAGGCTTCCGAGGAAAAACGAGAGAACAAAGTAGAAGTACGGGAGGGCGATAGCAGCAGCGACAACTTAACAAACAACAGCGATCGCAGCGAAGATGCTATTTTTGGTGAATTGGTATCGGCAATGTTAAAGAAAATGCCAGCAGAAAAGAAACGTACCGTTAAGCGTGACATTATGAATTTGTTGCTCACATAA
- the LOC120779021 gene encoding extensin-like — MSKIFYTLAAVGLLATLSCAEPPRSRLRFPGPVNNRPLPFLARQEAVLSVPVDAAPYPPAGLKPEPAFELPEPTYGPPELTYGPPEETPDQIYGPPDQTYGPPDQTYGPPDQTYGPPDETYGPPAEEPLAEPAPSYGPPPAIPAPTYGPPGTPADEYGPPPPAVADVPQTASIIDPRAVFPQTVFTLPRVERLVAFRPRGRPAPAKLRRPALRPKPAKLTRPRPQHLTQAQIQPAKLILHIRH, encoded by the coding sequence atgtcgaaaatattttacacactGGCCGCCGTTGGCTTATTGGCCACACTTAGTTGCGCTGAACCGCCACGTTCTCGTTTGCGTTTTCCCGGACCAGTTAATAATCGGCCACTGCCATTTTTAGCACGACAAGAAGCAGTACTATCAGTGCCAGTAGACGCAGCTCCTTATCCACCAGCAGGTTTGAAACCAGAACCCGCCTTTGAATTACCAGAGCCAACTTATGGTCCTCCAGAACTAACATATGGGCCACCTGAGGAAACACCAGACCAAATATACGGACCACCAGACCAAACATACGGACCACCCGACCAAACATATGGACCACCCGACCAAACATACGGACCACCTGACGAAACCTATGGACCACCTGCTGAAGAGCCTCTAGCTGAGCCTGCACCATCTTATGGACCCCCACCAGCTATCCCCGCACCAACGTACGGTCCACCCGGTACACCAGCTGATGAGTATGGACCCCCACCACCAGCCGTAGCTGATGTACCACAAACTGCCTCGATCATTGATCCTCGTGCTGTCTTCCCACAAACTGTCTTCACGCTGCCACGTGTTGAACGTTTAGTGGCTTTCCGTCCAAGAGGTCGTCCAGCCCCAGCTAAGCTACGCCGTCCGGCACTACGTCCAAAGCCGGCAAAATTAACTCGTCCTCGACCACAACATCTAACACAAGCCCAAATACAGCCagctaaattaattttacacattCGTCACTAA
- the LOC120779015 gene encoding pollen-specific leucine-rich repeat extensin-like protein 4, producing the protein MFKPIAGLLLLVALCAAEAPTRFRTAARRPAGARVRFLARQVAAPAPAPAPTGYPAAGVTPEIPFDLPSSTVKPDVTYLPPDNTYGPPSPPQPDATYGPPLPHSTYGPPTEAPVTPDAVYGPPDNSYLPPEESVTARDVDLAVDVAEEAEEAAEEEATVEEQQPSEPEPEVSVEPAVEVEAPAEDEGEELFVAVAEDGSVIAVSNSFDAQAEAAAQQPARLVFQRFPQGRRRAPASVPVPARLIKARRVAPAKLQLLQRVQPQPKPQPQGFSFASQYTAW; encoded by the coding sequence ATGTTTAAGCCAATTGCCGGTTTGCTATTACTGGTCGCACTTTGCGCCGCCGAGGCACCGACGCGTTTCCGCACAGCGGCACGCCGTCCAGCCGGCGCCCGTGTGCGCTTCCTTGCACGCCAGGTGGCCGCACCGGCACCAGCACCCGCGCCAACGGGTTATCCTGCTGCAGGTGTGACGCCAGAAATTCCCTTCGACTTGCCCTCATCAACTGTCAAGCCGGATGTGACCTACTTGCCGCCAGATAATACTTACGGTCCACCGTCACCACCACAACCGGACGCCACCTATGGCCCACCATTGCCACACAGCACCTACGGGCCACCGACTGAAGCGCCTGTCACGCCAGATGCTGTATACGGTCCACCGGACAACAGCTACTTGCCACCCGAAGAAAGTGTCACCGCACGCGATGTGGACTTAGCGGTGGATGTGGCTGAAGAGGCAGAGGAGGCAGCGGAAGAAGAAGCTACTGTTGAAGAGCAGCAGCCCAGTGAACCAGAACCGGAAGTTAGCGTTGAGCCAGCGGTAGAAGTAGAGGCGCCTGCTGAAGATGAGGGTGAGGAACTTTTCGTTGCAGTCGCTGAGGATGGCTCCGTCATTGCGGTGAGCAACTCGTTTGATGCGCAGGCCGAGGCGGCAGCGCAACAGCCAGCACGTTTGGTCTTCCAACGTTTCCCACAAGGCAGACGCCGAGCACCGGCTAGCGTGCCTGTGCCTGCGCGTTTGATTAAGGCGCGTCGTGTGGCGCCAGCTAAGttgcagctgttgcagcgtGTGCAACCGCAACCAAAGCCGCAGCCGCAAGGCTTCTCCTTCGCCTCGCAATACACCGCCTGGTAG